A portion of the Melanotaenia boesemani isolate fMelBoe1 chromosome 2, fMelBoe1.pri, whole genome shotgun sequence genome contains these proteins:
- the zgc:65811 gene encoding CD9 antigen isoform X2, with the protein MGLDGCGLVCKYILVVFNIIFAVVGLAFLILGLWLRFSDSTRGIFEFEAFNSSAFVIGVIVLIVLGALMLIVVTFGDYGACSENRCALQVFSVLLSFMAAAEIIAGVLAYTNSDKVGRQLGEFYTSIYTVYAASGDPAIAVTLMFIHNFIDCCGLTGIPLIEIVKETCPKPKGFIDNFSMSSCPVTISSLFDRRASLVLGIFVGVGVLLITALVCTTILLKQLKRVHQQVTTYYSTVY; encoded by the exons ATGGGACTGGACGGATGCGGGCTCGTCTGCAAATATATCCTCGTCGTTTTCAACATCATCTTTGCG GTGGTGGGATTAGCCTTTTTGATTCTTGGTCTGTGGCTGAGATTCAGTGACAGCACCAGAGGAATATTTGAATTTGAGGCCTTCAACTCAAGTGCCTTTGTTATCG GTGTGATTGTACTGATAGTTCTCGGTGCATTGATGCTGATTGTGGTCACGTTTGGAGACTACGGTGCCTGCAGTGAGAATAGATGTGCTCTGCAAGTG TTCTCTGTCCTCCTGTCCTTTATGGCTGCAGCTGAGATTATTGCTGGAGTGCTTGCTTATACCAACAGCGATAAG GTTGGAAGACAGCTCGGGGAGTTCTACACAAGCATCTACACAGTGTATGCGGCCAGTGGAGACCCGGCCATAGCTGTCACCCTCATGTTCATCCACAATTTC ATCGACTGCTgtggcctgaccggcatcccaCTGATAGAGATTGTTAAGGAGACCTGTCCCAAGCCGAAAGGGTTCATAGACAACTTTTCTATGTCT AGTTGTCCAGTGACCATCTCAAGTCTCTTTGACAGAAGGGCATCGCTGGTATTGGGCATCTTTGTGGGAGTTGGAGTTCTTTTG ATTACCGCCCTGGTCTGCACCACTATCCTCCTGAAACAGCTCAAGAGAGTCCATCAGCAGGTCACCACATATTATTCAACTGTGTACTAA
- the LOC121630922 gene encoding uncharacterized protein LOC121630922: MHREILVLAMHLKQKTPRFGVLLVFTFSTIALSSVGWCETTTNSFQTPPPPSTPLNDRPSQLTTKGLSRPFSSEIRRWLHLRLRPGEEEESQNLHHSEKLEDGGTPGRATGGRRGPGRRISPRMVFSTSLKNRFKRMETEGGWLFTSHSSTLGNCSRGYIEQVVPGKFYVTGQLEPNIPHLGYQTDSRSSVQARESLSRIRGQRRSGSEESWQKLQPVVECRDDAMTLTVRRRRAVQLLLDRANDSSLPLFQLPPQCGYSVETTWGDLSLMAQYDACHVIQENEDYVLPLLWRGTPVKMSCPVSQIKAPAGEPPSLCCSPYGMTVKVQTLSATEEPSINVRGEWTPLMLLAEQCGYTLDKQDTTITIAVPFVSCGITVKDGKYTLSLQMGPSIFTLACPVSTFDELLVTHQHQADSPPYLIRQGTNPVVGSLGSVQWIPPFYLAPPYYPHPTYEHGYSDSKGHDSQNPPTPLTLTPEATFSLQPVPSVSSQPSYQDQYFQRIPLGKPYESSEDSVLAYPDQKQNQEVPVSDLSEKQNADSTSSPADVNAPHSQPPSHDFSLYYHYYHHPKIPLRGTPQNPDPGVSGLLPSASLNHPFQPFPSDVQQSDSFSKTSPHETTSYPHALPTNPKFLYKVSALNAPYPPQPYPYHYFYYFPQIAKGVAKKLGLLHPDLAASTNLSCVHSPHSSVSSRHDKNNMNPHTNDPNADKSDNIKPNLSDNKSFAAAVQPPVTQSYPQRPDPAAVPPTEQPSLPTPGFLYNPNPYQYYYNPYYNQYLMYHGPESLLGADKRVSATSSKNPNPLAGTSFSSVQHLSHLKPQTTASPTKSMSDVPNELLYPYYYYLYYQPQMAKYNQEPKFVYGRMQRSARASETGYPSIPLSQYNSFHSLYPYYVTQQHPYGQHSPYFQQHSGNEAKEKLDNKMGVHHKPNPYTPVVPPCSFGPVSGVDCRNQLGCCSYSVQDGTHGPYFVFAMPNSVTEPTVVPPALHSEDSNGSCTLQKLTSDPDIYIVPLDGCGVNKHMFGPTVVHLLEVQGVQSHKGTSSANGNSPVRLMVGCSSSPHTPGEVRFHMMDQPPQPPIHPAPAAITVLLRLATDESFTRYYPEAHLPLSLLQGKPVYVELSLLGPSDPNLVLLVHSCLAYTLTPYVSWILFYDGCPSQGFSQLLPSPNIHHIRRIKITSFPRLPLESLTYVDPGGYSLLQDPEVYFLCLSESCSAADGGCREGCMKGPSTGVRSMK, from the exons ATGCATAGAGAAATACTCGTATTGGCgatgcatttaaaacaaaaaacaccccGCTTCGGTGTTCTACTCGTTTTCACCTTTTCAACAATAGCTTTATCCTCAGTAGGCTGGTGTGAAACTACAACTAACTCCTTCCAAACACCTCCTCCACCTTCGACTCCTTTGAATGACAGACCCAGCCAATTAACGACGAAAGGCCTCAGTCGACCCTTCAGTAGTGAAATCAGGCGGTGGTTACATCTTAGATTGAGGcctggagaagaagaagagtcgCAAAACCTTCATCATTCTGAGAAACTCGAAGACGGAGGCACCCCTGGAAGGGCAACAGGAGGAAGACGAGGGCCTGGACGGAGAATCAGCCCCAGAATGGTGTTTTCTACAAGTTTGAAAAACCGTTTTAAACGAATGGAAACAGAGGGGGGTTGGCTGTTCACCTCACACAGTTCTACACTTGGAAACTGTAGCAGGGGATACATTGAACAAGTCGTCCCTGGGAAGTTTTACGTCACTGGTCAGCTTGAACCAAACATCCCACATCTTGGATATCAGACAGATTCAAGAAGTTCAG TCCAGGCTCGGGAAAGTCTATCGAGGATCAGAGGTCAGCGGCGCAGCGGCTCAGAGGAGAGCTGGCAGAAGCTGCAGCCTGTGGTGGAATGTAGAGATGATGCCATGACCCTCACTGTGAGGAGGAGACGAGCTGTGCAGTTACTGCTGGACCGAG CGAATGACTCATCGTTGCCCCTGTTCCAGCTGCCACCACAGTGTGGTTACTCTGTTGAAACCACATGGGGAGACCTCAGTCTGATGGCTCAGTACGATGCCTGCCACGTTATTCAAGAG AATGAGGACTATGTGTTGCCTCTGCTATGGAGGGGGACTCCAGTCAAGATGTCCTGTCCAGTGTCTCAGATCAAAGCTCCAGCTGGTGAGCCCCCCTCCCTCTGCTGCTCCCCGTATGGTATGACTGTAAAAGTACAGACACTGTCTGCTACAGAGGAGCCCAGTATAAACG TGAGAGGAGAATGGACCCCTTTGATGCTGTTGGCTGAACAGTGCGGCtacactttggacaaacaagATACAACAATTACAATTGCTGTTCCTTTTGTTTCATGTGGCATCACAGTAAAG GATGGAAAATACACACTTTCCCTACAAATGGGACCGAGCATCTTCACATTGGCCTGTCCTGTCTCAACCTTTGACGAACTGTTGGTTACCCATCAACATCAGGCCGATAGCCCTCCGTATCTTATCAGACAGGGAACAAATCCCGTGGTAGGATCCCTGGGATCTGTGCAGTGGATCCCACCTTTCTACTTGGCTCCTCCCTACTATCCCCACCCTACATATGAACACGGTTATTCTGATTCTAAAGGACATGATTCACAGAACCCTCCTACTCCACTGACTTTGACTCCTGAGGCTACATTTAGTTTACAGCCTGTTCCCTCTGTTAGCTCCCAGCCAAGCTATCAAGACCAATACTTCCAAAGGATTCCTCTTGGGAAGCCATACGAAAGCTCAGAGGATTCAGTTCTGGCATATCCAGATCAAAAGCAAAATCAAGAAGTTCCTGTCTCAGATCTCTCTGAGAAACAAAATGCTGATTCAACAAGCTCTCCAGCTGATGTTAATGCTCCTCATTCCCAGCCTCCAAGCCATGATTTCAGTCTGTATTACCACTACTACCACCATCCCAAAATTCCTCTCCGTGGCACTCCTCAAAACCCAGACCCAGGTGTTTCTGGATTATTGCCCTCAGCTTCTCTGAATCATCCGTTTCAGCCCTTTCCTTCAGATGTGCAACAGTCTGATAGTTTCAGCAAGACCTCTCCACATGAAACTACTTCCTATCCTCATGCTCTCCCAACAAATCCTAAATTTTTGTACAAAGTCTCAGCACTGAATGCACCTTACCCTCCACAGCCCTATCCATACCACTATTTCTATTACTTTCCACAGATTGCTAAAGGTGTGGCTAAGAAGCTGGGTCTCTTACATCCTGATTTGGCTGCATCTACAAACTTATCCTGTGTTCACTCTCCTCATTCATCAGTATCTTCAAgacatgacaaaaacaacatgaatcCACACACAAATGACCCAAATGCAGATAAAAGTGACAATATCAAACCAAATCTGAGTGACAATAAGAGCTTTGCTGCAGCAGTGCAGCCTCCAGTCACACAAAGTTACCCCCAAAGACCAGACCCTGCTGCAGTTCCCCCTACTGAGCAACCCTCTCTTCCCACTCCAGGATTCCTCTATAACCCTAATCCTTACCAGTACTACTACAACCCTTACTATAACCAGTATCTCATGTATCATGGACCTGAGTCTTTGCTTGGTGCAGACAAACGTGTGTCTGCAACTTCATCCAAAAATCCAAATCCTCTGGCTGGAACATCTttctcttcagttcagcatttaTCCCATCTCAAACCTCAAACCACTGCTTCACCCACTAAATCCATGTCTGATGTTCCGAATGAACTGTTATATCCTTACTATTACTACCTCTACTACCAACCTCAAATGGCCAAATACAACCAGGAGCCAAAGTTTGTCTATGGCAGGATGCAACGGTCTGCTCGTGCTTCTGAGACGGGGTATCCCAGCATCCCTCTGTCCCAGTACAATTCCTTTCATAGTCTGTATCCCTACTATGTTACTCAGCAACATCCATATGGACAACACAGTCCATATTTTCAGCAGCATAGTGGAAATGAGGCCAAAGAGAAGCTGGATAATAAAATGGGAG TTCACCACAAACCTAATCCGTACACTCCCGTTGTCCCACCCTGTAGCTTTGGACCCGTGTCAGGCGTTGACTGCAGAAACCAGTTAGGCTGCTGTTCGTACTCTGTGCAGG ATGGCACACATGGGCCGTATTTTGTCTTTGCGATGCCCAACTCTGTGACGGAGCCCACAGTGGTCCCTCCTGCTCTCCACTCTGAGGACAGCAATGGGTCCTGCACGCTGCAGAAGCTGACATCAGACCCTGACATCTACATTGTGCCTCTGGATGGCTGTGGAGTAAACAAACAT ATGTTTGGTCCAACAGTGGTTCATCTTTTGGAGGTCCAAGGTGTCCAGTCACATAAGGGCACCAGTTCTGCTAATGGGAACTCTCCAGTAAG GTTGATGGTGGGATGTAGCTCATCCCCACATACTCCAGGTGAAGTCAGGTTTCATATGATGGATCAGCCTCCCCAGCCTCCTATCCACCCAGCACCAGCTGCCATCACGGTGCTACTGAGACTTGCaacag ATGAATCCTTCACCAGGTACTATCCTGAAGCTCACCTGCCTCTCAGCCTCCTGCAGGGTAAACCGGTTTACGTAGAGCTGAGTCTGCTGGGTCCATCAGACCCCAACCTGGTGCTGCTGGTTCACTCATGCCTGGCTTACACTCTAACTCCATATGTCAGCTGGATCCTTTTTTATGATGG TTGTCCAAGTCAGGGATTTTCCCAGCTGCTTCCTTCCCCAAACATCCACCACATCCGGAggattaaaatcaccagcttcCCCCGCCTTCCCTTGGAAAGTTTAACCTACGTGGATCCCGGAGGATACTCGCTCCTGCAAGACCCAGAG GTCTACTTTTTATGCTTGTCAGAAAGCTGCTCAGCTGCTGATGGAGGCTGTAGGGAAGGCTGCATGAAAG GTCCCAGCACTGGTGTGAGATCAATGAAATAA
- the zgc:65811 gene encoding CD9 antigen isoform X1: MGLDGCGLVCKYILVVFNIIFAVVGLAFLILGLWLRFSDSTRGIFEFEAFNSSAFVIGVIVLIVLGALMLIVVTFGDYGACSENRCALQVFSVLLSFMAAAEIIAGVLAYTNSDKVGRQLGEFYTSIYTVYAASGDPAIAVTLMFIHNFIDCCGLTGIPLIEIVKETCPKPKGFIDNFSMSSCPVTISSLFDRRASLVLGIFVGVGVLLIVALICSATLSSLIRQSTSSPQYITLTHTTPALAAPQPYPHDFASTSYPDQDPVVFTPLSVVNIPVPQA; this comes from the exons ATGGGACTGGACGGATGCGGGCTCGTCTGCAAATATATCCTCGTCGTTTTCAACATCATCTTTGCG GTGGTGGGATTAGCCTTTTTGATTCTTGGTCTGTGGCTGAGATTCAGTGACAGCACCAGAGGAATATTTGAATTTGAGGCCTTCAACTCAAGTGCCTTTGTTATCG GTGTGATTGTACTGATAGTTCTCGGTGCATTGATGCTGATTGTGGTCACGTTTGGAGACTACGGTGCCTGCAGTGAGAATAGATGTGCTCTGCAAGTG TTCTCTGTCCTCCTGTCCTTTATGGCTGCAGCTGAGATTATTGCTGGAGTGCTTGCTTATACCAACAGCGATAAG GTTGGAAGACAGCTCGGGGAGTTCTACACAAGCATCTACACAGTGTATGCGGCCAGTGGAGACCCGGCCATAGCTGTCACCCTCATGTTCATCCACAATTTC ATCGACTGCTgtggcctgaccggcatcccaCTGATAGAGATTGTTAAGGAGACCTGTCCCAAGCCGAAAGGGTTCATAGACAACTTTTCTATGTCT AGTTGTCCAGTGACCATCTCAAGTCTCTTTGACAGAAGGGCATCGCTGGTATTGGGCATCTTTGTGGGAGTTGGAGTTCTTTTG ATCGTAGCTCTGATTTGCAGCGCAACCCTCAGTTCACTGATTCGCCAGTCCACCTCATCTCCTCAGTACATTACCCTGACTCACACCACTCCTGCCCTGGCTGCCCCTCAGCCATATCCGCATGACTTTGCCTCCACATCCTACCCCGACCAGGACCCGGTCGTCTTCACGCCCCTCTCTGTGGTCAACATCCCTGTGCCTCAGGCTTAG